The following proteins come from a genomic window of Mycobacterium sp. DL:
- a CDS encoding phosphotransferase, producing the protein MQTRSGAQIDVDGVVVHKLHRVGTDPRALGQRLRIAAESASLLAPISVIPEAVGPRWRTSWPVVETVVAESDCLPWTQAGALLAALHHEPVPGPAPVHGWPQRLRRGVDYVRKSPGSVKRAAAVLPEVVWRAGSADRPSTLVHGDWHLGQIGRLASGAPWVLIDVDDVGVGDPVWDLARPAGFWAAGLIPDDDWTAFVDGYRGARGPALPDADPWVVLEPFARAAVVHAAASGLAHGDTDEAQQMVLAACERMV; encoded by the coding sequence GTGCAGACCCGGTCCGGTGCGCAGATCGACGTCGACGGCGTCGTTGTGCACAAGCTGCACCGGGTCGGGACGGATCCGCGCGCACTCGGACAGCGACTGCGCATCGCCGCGGAATCCGCGTCTTTGCTGGCCCCGATCTCAGTCATTCCCGAAGCCGTCGGGCCTCGCTGGCGGACGAGTTGGCCTGTCGTGGAAACCGTTGTCGCCGAATCGGATTGCTTACCCTGGACTCAGGCGGGGGCACTGCTGGCCGCGCTGCACCACGAACCGGTACCCGGCCCGGCGCCGGTTCACGGCTGGCCGCAGCGTCTCCGTCGAGGCGTCGACTACGTCCGGAAGTCACCCGGATCCGTGAAGCGGGCCGCCGCCGTGCTTCCCGAAGTCGTCTGGCGCGCCGGCTCAGCGGATCGGCCGTCGACGCTGGTTCACGGAGACTGGCATCTCGGGCAGATCGGCCGGCTCGCCTCGGGCGCACCGTGGGTGCTGATCGACGTCGACGACGTCGGTGTCGGTGACCCGGTGTGGGATCTGGCAAGACCGGCCGGTTTCTGGGCCGCGGGCCTGATCCCCGACGACGACTGGACAGCATTCGTCGACGGTTACCGCGGCGCGCGGGGCCCCGCCCTGCCCGACGCGGACCCGTGGGTGGTGCTGGAACCGTTCGCCCGGGCGGCCGTCGTCCACGCCGCCGCGTCCGGGCTCGCCCACGGCGACACCGACGAGGCCCAGCAGATGGTGCTCGCCGCGTGTGAGCGGATGGTCTAG
- a CDS encoding zf-TFIIB domain-containing protein, translating into MSIPPYEPPPLPSSGAGNTLLCPKCSGVMKTYERNGVHLEQCDTCRGIFLDIGELESLTQMENRFASAAPPPMPPQQQGYGGYGGYDNYGPGWGHRGNKHYRKQGFGRLFFSS; encoded by the coding sequence ATGAGCATTCCGCCATATGAGCCGCCGCCCCTGCCGTCGTCCGGCGCGGGAAACACCCTGCTGTGCCCGAAGTGCTCGGGCGTCATGAAGACCTACGAGCGCAACGGGGTCCACCTCGAACAGTGCGACACGTGCCGCGGCATCTTCCTCGACATCGGCGAACTGGAGTCGCTGACACAGATGGAGAACCGGTTCGCTTCTGCCGCGCCTCCCCCGATGCCGCCGCAGCAGCAGGGCTACGGAGGCTACGGCGGGTACGACAACTACGGACCCGGCTGGGGTCACCGCGGCAACAAGCACTACCGCAAACAGGGCTTCGGCCGGCTGTTCTTCTCCAGCTAG
- a CDS encoding pyridoxamine 5'-phosphate oxidase family protein — MDATTAPDAPVTALTEDESWSLLAGVSLGRLVTTVGGWTEIFPVNFVVQHKTLLFRTAEGTKLLTAVLNEHVVFEADDHDVREGWSVVVRGTAQLLSTSADIDDAHCAGLYPWVATEKLRFVRITPETLTGRRFVFGPEPQTQ, encoded by the coding sequence ATGGACGCCACCACCGCGCCGGACGCACCGGTCACCGCGCTCACCGAGGACGAGAGCTGGAGTCTGCTGGCCGGAGTTTCGCTGGGCCGGCTGGTGACGACGGTCGGCGGATGGACCGAGATCTTTCCCGTCAACTTCGTCGTGCAGCACAAGACGCTGCTGTTCCGTACGGCCGAAGGGACGAAGCTGCTGACCGCTGTGCTCAACGAGCATGTGGTGTTCGAAGCCGACGACCACGACGTCCGCGAGGGGTGGAGCGTCGTGGTCCGCGGCACCGCACAGTTGCTGTCCACCTCGGCCGACATCGACGACGCCCACTGCGCCGGGCTCTACCCGTGGGTCGCCACCGAGAAGCTGCGGTTCGTGCGCATCACGCCGGAGACGTTGACCGGCCGGCGGTTCGTCTTCGGGCCGGAACCTCAGACCCAGTAG